The Echinicola rosea genome has a segment encoding these proteins:
- a CDS encoding SprT-like domain-containing protein, with amino-acid sequence MKPSSASKLVKIFEAKVPENAISYCLRLWQELPFHFTVSKVRLSKLGDFRFRADKSIQTITINHNLNRYQFLITYIHEVAHHRAFKAYGTSIKPHGREWKAMFRELMMPVLTDEVFPKDLLIPLRRHMANPKASSSTDFWLNRELRKYDASLNGLKAIYLNELTIGTVFELRGRKFKKMQPRRTRILCEEINSGRHFLISGNAEVILSHQDET; translated from the coding sequence ATGAAACCAAGTTCCGCATCAAAGCTAGTCAAGATTTTTGAGGCCAAAGTGCCAGAAAATGCCATTTCGTATTGCTTGAGGCTATGGCAGGAGCTGCCGTTCCATTTTACTGTATCCAAGGTCAGGCTGTCAAAGCTGGGTGATTTTCGCTTTAGAGCCGACAAGTCCATCCAGACCATTACGATAAACCATAATCTCAATCGGTATCAGTTTCTGATCACTTATATCCACGAGGTGGCCCATCACCGAGCGTTCAAAGCCTATGGTACCAGCATAAAGCCGCACGGTCGGGAATGGAAAGCCATGTTCAGGGAGCTGATGATGCCAGTCTTGACGGATGAAGTGTTTCCAAAGGACTTGCTCATCCCGCTAAGAAGGCATATGGCCAATCCAAAAGCTAGCTCCAGCACGGACTTCTGGCTGAATAGGGAGCTGCGAAAGTATGATGCTTCATTAAATGGTCTCAAGGCCATTTATCTTAACGAGCTCACCATAGGAACTGTCTTTGAGCTTAGAGGTCGAAAATTCAAAAAAATGCAGCCTCGAAGGACCCGGATATTGTGTGAGGAGATTAATTCAGGAAGACACTTCCTGATTTCCGGTAATGCTGAGGTTATTTTGTCGCATCAGGATGAAACCTGA
- the der gene encoding ribosome biogenesis GTPase Der produces MANIVAIVGRPNVGKSTFFNRLVEQRKAIEDNESGVTRDRHYGHAQWGGKFFSVIDTGGYVTGSEDVFEAEIRKQVKLALEEASVILFVVDCIDGLTDLDKEFANELRGANKPIFIVANKADTQERSFMANEFYELGLGDGAVYPIAAASGSGTGDLLDELITNFDDEGIENPDEGIPKLAILGRPNVGKSSFLNALLGTERTIVTDEAGTTRDTINSHYTLYGKNFIISDTAGIRKKSRVKEDIEFYSVMRSLRTLEDSDVVIVMVDASRGLEAQDINLISLAIKNNKGVMIMVNKWDLIEKDHKTMNKFKDDMMEKLGENRWIPIIFTSMLTKQRIFQAIELAVQVYENKTRKIATSQLNDKMLPEIERYPPPAWKGKYIKIKYITQLPTKNPVFAFFCNLPQYLKAPYTRYLENRLREHFDFQGVPVKITYKKK; encoded by the coding sequence ATGGCAAATATAGTAGCAATAGTAGGGAGGCCAAATGTGGGCAAATCCACTTTCTTTAATCGTCTCGTCGAACAGCGTAAGGCTATCGAGGACAATGAAAGCGGGGTGACCAGGGACCGGCATTACGGACATGCCCAGTGGGGAGGAAAGTTTTTTTCCGTGATCGATACGGGTGGATATGTGACCGGCTCGGAGGATGTCTTCGAAGCGGAGATCCGCAAGCAGGTGAAGCTGGCTTTGGAGGAAGCCTCTGTCATCCTTTTTGTGGTGGACTGTATTGATGGGCTGACGGATCTGGACAAGGAATTTGCCAATGAACTTAGGGGTGCCAATAAGCCCATATTTATCGTCGCCAATAAAGCCGATACACAAGAAAGGTCTTTTATGGCCAATGAGTTTTATGAATTGGGCCTAGGGGATGGCGCCGTTTATCCTATTGCCGCTGCCAGTGGCAGTGGTACCGGCGATTTATTGGATGAGTTGATTACCAATTTTGATGATGAAGGTATAGAAAACCCGGATGAGGGCATACCAAAGCTCGCCATTTTGGGTCGCCCCAATGTTGGTAAATCCTCTTTCCTTAATGCCCTGCTCGGAACCGAAAGGACCATCGTCACGGACGAAGCCGGCACTACGAGGGATACCATCAATTCCCACTATACCCTGTACGGGAAGAATTTTATCATCTCCGATACCGCTGGGATCCGTAAAAAATCGAGGGTAAAAGAGGACATAGAATTTTATTCCGTGATGCGTTCCTTAAGGACTTTGGAGGACTCAGATGTGGTGATCGTCATGGTGGATGCGAGCCGCGGTCTGGAAGCCCAAGATATCAACCTGATTTCACTGGCCATCAAAAACAACAAGGGTGTGATGATCATGGTCAATAAGTGGGATTTGATCGAAAAAGATCACAAGACGATGAACAAGTTTAAGGATGATATGATGGAAAAACTCGGTGAAAACAGGTGGATCCCTATCATCTTTACTTCCATGCTTACCAAGCAAAGAATTTTCCAAGCGATCGAATTGGCGGTGCAGGTGTACGAAAACAAGACGAGAAAAATCGCTACTTCTCAGCTGAATGATAAAATGCTTCCGGAAATCGAGCGTTATCCACCCCCAGCGTGGAAAGGAAAGTACATTAAAATCAAATACATCACACAGCTGCCGACCAAAAATCCGGTATTTGCGTTCTTCTGTAATTTACCGCAATACCTCAAGGCACCATATACCAGGTATCTTGAAAATAGGCTTAGGGAACATTTTGATTTTCAAGGGGTTCCGGTGAAAATCACCTATAAGAAAAAATAA
- the era gene encoding GTPase Era, whose amino-acid sequence MTEKTHKAGFVNIIGKPNVGKSTLMNVLVGERLSIISSKAQTTRHRILGLINDADYQIVFSDTPGMLKPKYELHKSMMSFVNLSLEDADVIVFVTDLFETDNEIEEVIEKINASGVPVLLVINKIDLSKGNTLEEVTQYWTKRLKTDTVIPVSALENFNIERIMQEILDRLPVHPPYYDKEELTDRPERFFASEIIREKIFINYKKEIPYSTEVSIDQFTEDDKIIRVRAIIFVERSSQKGIIIGDKGKAIKNVGIQSREAMEAFFGKQVFLETHVKVEDDWRKNKNKLRKFGYDQ is encoded by the coding sequence ATGACCGAAAAAACTCATAAGGCTGGTTTTGTTAATATCATCGGCAAACCCAATGTAGGGAAGTCCACGCTCATGAATGTCTTGGTAGGGGAAAGGCTTTCTATTATCTCTTCTAAAGCCCAGACCACCCGGCACCGCATTCTTGGACTTATAAATGATGCTGACTACCAGATCGTTTTTTCGGATACGCCCGGTATGCTAAAGCCCAAATACGAGTTGCATAAAAGTATGATGAGCTTTGTCAACCTTTCACTGGAAGATGCAGATGTCATTGTGTTTGTCACTGACCTGTTTGAGACAGATAATGAAATTGAAGAAGTCATTGAAAAAATAAATGCTTCCGGGGTGCCCGTTTTGTTGGTTATCAATAAGATAGACCTTTCTAAAGGTAACACGCTGGAAGAAGTCACCCAATATTGGACCAAGCGGCTAAAAACCGATACGGTTATCCCAGTGTCGGCCCTCGAAAACTTTAATATCGAGCGGATCATGCAGGAGATCCTGGACCGGTTACCGGTGCATCCACCTTATTATGATAAGGAGGAACTTACTGATCGGCCAGAGCGTTTCTTCGCCTCGGAGATCATCAGGGAGAAAATATTTATAAACTACAAAAAAGAAATTCCATACAGCACTGAGGTCTCCATTGATCAATTTACCGAAGATGATAAGATCATCCGTGTCAGGGCTATTATCTTTGTGGAGCGATCCAGCCAAAAGGGCATCATCATCGGAGATAAAGGCAAAGCCATAAAGAATGTAGGCATTCAGTCTAGAGAGGCAATGGAAGCTTTTTTTGGCAAGCAGGTATTTCTCGAAACCCATGTGAAGGTAGAGGACGACTGGAGAAAAAATAAAAACAAACTAAGAAAATTTGGTTACGATCAGTAA
- a CDS encoding sensor histidine kinase, giving the protein MVHQYCRASWYLWAVQIVLSTATFAQELDKDSLQTKVEQFQQTPGYEKDTAYIKTLNHLAYRYWSTVPDSVMAISKRALLFSNRIGYQRGEVVAMINIGTAHYEKGNFQEAMEVERDAMIRAEKMGLRKEIGVLCINLSMVYMDIGLYEKAQQLAYRGLEIATENGYDKQVARNHWTLGQVHELQGNLQEARKSFARSKALYDRAGYKDLLHMLDIRIGRVYLKENQPATALGFYEKALKESRDLGHRAGMVRSFMALGDFLEQTGNPTEAMEKYAEAANIAMKLGTEQKVAEADLKVAKCLLGTGKPEEAYVQVQRGLRLARKINHMTLTREGVLVLSEIQAAKGDYKAALDSYREYTSLGDSLMNQEVRTQLVRAEEQFRHGQEIRTVNQRHQEQLLRQRNLTYFILVLSILLVVMVVLLFLYLRNIRRTNRIQKLHQEEIDAQNRELERMGKFKDRILSVVAHDVKTPLNSLKSTVDMYREGMFTKEEMGMLTNDISMKLNEVNFFVNDLVLWAKSQMTEASARPVRFEIKEIVEKTISLLLPDAKRKGIEVLDRTGPGIVFADVEMVKIVVRNFLANAIKYSGKGDGIIISSSIQSGERLLVVSVEDTGTGIPAEKLPHIFDEVNMSTEGTHHEIGTGLGLVLSRQYMEMNHGKIGVESEQGKGSTFWFALPLAEQPS; this is encoded by the coding sequence ATGGTGCATCAGTATTGTAGAGCATCTTGGTACCTATGGGCGGTCCAAATTGTACTGTCCACCGCAACGTTCGCACAGGAGCTGGACAAGGATAGCCTACAGACAAAGGTAGAGCAGTTTCAGCAAACACCCGGTTACGAGAAAGATACAGCCTATATCAAGACCCTGAACCATCTTGCCTATCGGTATTGGAGTACCGTTCCGGATTCTGTGATGGCCATATCAAAAAGGGCCCTCCTGTTCAGCAACCGCATAGGATACCAAAGGGGAGAGGTGGTCGCAATGATCAATATCGGTACGGCCCATTATGAAAAAGGGAACTTCCAAGAGGCCATGGAGGTGGAAAGGGATGCCATGATACGGGCCGAAAAGATGGGGCTCAGAAAGGAAATAGGGGTATTGTGCATAAACCTGTCGATGGTCTACATGGACATCGGTTTGTACGAAAAGGCACAGCAACTGGCCTATAGGGGCCTGGAAATCGCCACTGAGAACGGTTATGACAAGCAGGTGGCCCGCAACCATTGGACCCTTGGGCAGGTCCATGAGCTTCAGGGGAATTTGCAGGAAGCAAGGAAGTCCTTTGCCCGGAGCAAGGCCCTTTATGACCGTGCAGGTTACAAGGATCTCCTGCATATGTTGGATATAAGGATAGGCCGGGTTTACCTCAAGGAAAACCAGCCTGCAACAGCCCTTGGGTTTTACGAAAAGGCCCTGAAAGAAAGTAGGGACCTGGGCCACAGGGCCGGCATGGTCAGGTCCTTTATGGCCTTAGGGGACTTTTTGGAACAGACGGGAAATCCAACGGAGGCCATGGAAAAGTATGCCGAGGCAGCAAACATTGCCATGAAGCTGGGAACCGAACAAAAAGTGGCCGAAGCAGACCTTAAAGTAGCCAAGTGCCTGCTTGGGACAGGAAAACCAGAAGAGGCATATGTTCAGGTGCAAAGGGGACTCCGACTGGCACGGAAAATCAACCATATGACCTTGACAAGGGAGGGAGTACTCGTCTTAAGTGAAATACAAGCGGCTAAGGGAGATTATAAAGCGGCACTCGACAGTTATCGGGAATATACCTCGCTTGGAGACAGTCTGATGAACCAAGAGGTAAGGACGCAGCTGGTGCGGGCCGAGGAGCAGTTCCGGCATGGCCAGGAAATAAGGACAGTCAACCAAAGGCACCAGGAGCAGTTGCTTCGCCAGCGCAATTTAACCTATTTTATCCTTGTGCTATCGATATTGTTGGTCGTGATGGTCGTGTTGTTATTTCTCTATCTCCGGAATATCCGCCGTACCAACAGGATACAAAAACTTCACCAAGAAGAGATTGATGCGCAGAACAGGGAGCTTGAAAGGATGGGGAAATTCAAGGACAGGATATTGTCGGTAGTGGCACATGATGTAAAGACACCGTTGAACTCCCTGAAAAGTACCGTTGACATGTACCGGGAAGGGATGTTCACCAAGGAAGAAATGGGCATGCTTACCAATGATATCAGCATGAAATTGAACGAGGTAAATTTTTTTGTAAATGACCTCGTCCTGTGGGCGAAAAGCCAGATGACCGAAGCTTCGGCACGCCCGGTCAGGTTTGAAATAAAGGAAATAGTGGAAAAGACCATATCGCTGCTCCTCCCGGACGCAAAAAGGAAAGGGATAGAGGTCCTTGACCGAACAGGGCCAGGGATTGTCTTTGCCGATGTGGAAATGGTCAAAATTGTTGTCCGTAACTTTCTTGCCAATGCCATTAAATATTCCGGTAAGGGCGATGGGATCATAATTAGCTCCAGTATCCAAAGTGGGGAAAGGTTGTTGGTGGTCTCTGTAGAGGATACAGGGACAGGGATTCCAGCCGAAAAACTTCCGCATATCTTCGATGAGGTGAACATGAGCACCGAAGGTACCCACCATGAAATAGGTACCGGACTGGGACTTGTGCTGAGCAGGCAATACATGGAAATGAACCATGGGAAAATAGGGGTGGAGTCGGAACAGGGAAAGGGAAGTACATTCTGGTTTGCCCTTCCATTGGCCGAACAACCTTCTTGA
- a CDS encoding ArdC family protein: protein MKAWENFNKLAETVTNEIIEGIQSDNLTWEKVWNPRNAPKNYASNRPYLGFNALWLAWVTTSKNFSSPYFLTFKQAKQLGGNVKKDQRGTKVVFWKISKYVKGQTTNMEGEDEEVYGKKFTPFIWAVFNIDQIEGIDFEIKESEEKAFTPIEACEQIISGFADCPNIVHEGDEAFYSPSMDYINMPEREAFKAEEQYYSVLFHEAVHSTGHSCRLGRFSERPALAGFGSVEYSKEELIAEMGASYLNAFAGIKDANFKNSLAYMKGWLKPLKDDPKMLIYAAQKAHQAANYILGIESEGEE from the coding sequence ATGAAAGCATGGGAAAATTTCAACAAACTAGCAGAAACGGTAACCAATGAAATTATCGAGGGAATTCAATCTGACAATCTTACCTGGGAAAAAGTCTGGAATCCCAGAAACGCACCGAAAAATTACGCTTCAAACCGACCCTATTTAGGATTTAATGCCCTTTGGCTTGCGTGGGTAACTACTTCCAAAAATTTCTCCAGTCCCTATTTCCTTACCTTCAAACAGGCCAAGCAACTTGGTGGAAATGTCAAGAAAGACCAAAGAGGGACAAAGGTTGTATTCTGGAAGATTTCCAAATATGTAAAAGGACAAACTACCAACATGGAAGGAGAGGACGAAGAGGTTTATGGTAAAAAATTCACCCCATTTATCTGGGCCGTTTTCAATATCGACCAAATTGAGGGAATTGATTTTGAGATCAAAGAATCCGAGGAAAAAGCCTTTACTCCAATTGAGGCCTGTGAGCAAATAATCTCAGGGTTTGCGGATTGTCCTAATATTGTCCATGAAGGTGATGAAGCTTTTTACAGCCCTTCAATGGATTATATCAATATGCCAGAAAGGGAGGCTTTCAAAGCAGAAGAGCAATACTATTCCGTTCTTTTTCATGAAGCAGTTCACTCGACTGGTCATTCATGCAGATTAGGTAGATTTTCAGAAAGACCTGCTTTAGCAGGCTTCGGCTCAGTGGAATATTCGAAAGAAGAACTGATAGCAGAAATGGGAGCCAGTTATTTGAATGCATTTGCAGGTATTAAGGATGCCAATTTCAAGAATTCTCTGGCATACATGAAAGGTTGGTTGAAGCCACTTAAGGATGATCCAAAAATGCTGATCTATGCAGCCCAAAAAGCCCATCAAGCAGCCAATTACATTTTAGGAATTGAATCAGAAGGGGAGGAGTGA
- a CDS encoding abortive infection system antitoxin AbiGi family protein, with product MSHKSYENLSSNTFFHFTNSKENLVSILQRTFEPRYCLERTDYLTGDMKMEMAYPMVCFCDIPLSKLKRHIGTYGNYGIGLAKNWGFKKNLSPVIYTKQKARTASNYEKLIKWYRQNFDEGSKNSKEKKFRQLFSDFLMFTKPYSGKMFKNGKNQFTRFYDEREWRWVPRITNKDIWTHLGKEQFLNKEIKDKADLMVSELYRLHFQPKDINYLILNTEEEIDDFIQSIEQIKEKFNKRTIKKLTSRIITRQQIISDF from the coding sequence ATGAGCCACAAGTCTTACGAAAATCTTAGTTCCAATACTTTTTTTCACTTCACTAATTCAAAGGAGAACTTAGTGAGCATTTTACAAAGAACATTCGAACCTAGATATTGCCTCGAACGAACTGACTATTTAACTGGTGACATGAAAATGGAAATGGCTTATCCGATGGTCTGCTTTTGTGACATTCCTCTCTCCAAACTTAAAAGACATATAGGAACTTATGGAAACTATGGAATTGGATTAGCAAAAAATTGGGGATTTAAGAAAAATTTAAGTCCTGTAATCTATACCAAACAAAAGGCTAGAACCGCTTCTAATTATGAAAAACTCATAAAATGGTATAGGCAAAATTTTGATGAAGGAAGTAAAAATTCTAAGGAGAAAAAATTTCGTCAACTTTTCTCTGACTTTCTAATGTTTACTAAGCCGTATTCTGGAAAGATGTTTAAAAATGGAAAAAATCAATTTACACGATTTTATGATGAGCGGGAATGGCGTTGGGTCCCTAGAATTACCAATAAGGATATTTGGACTCACTTAGGTAAGGAACAATTTCTTAATAAGGAAATTAAAGATAAGGCCGATCTAATGGTCTCTGAGCTTTACCGTCTACACTTTCAACCAAAGGATATTAACTATCTGATACTTAACACCGAAGAAGAGATCGATGATTTCATTCAATCTATAGAGCAAATAAAAGAAAAATTCAATAAGCGAACGATTAAGAAATTAACAAGTAGGATCATAACGCGCCAACAGATAATATCTGACTTTTAA
- a CDS encoding zincin-like metallopeptidase domain-containing protein: MFCSVAYTKEELTAEMGASFLNAFAGIKDANFKNSLTYTKGWLKPLQDDPKILIYAAQQAANYILGIKIEGEE; the protein is encoded by the coding sequence TTGTTCTGCTCCGTGGCGTATACGAAAGAAGAGTTGACAGCCGAAATGGGAGCTAGTTTCTTGAATGCATTTGCCGGAATCAAAGATGCCAATTTTAAAAATTCCCTGACTTACACGAAAGGTTGGCTGAAGCCACTGCAAGATGACCCAAAAATATTGATCTATGCAGCCCAACAAGCCGCAAATTATATTTTAGGAATTAAAATAGAAGGGGAGGAGTGA